The proteins below come from a single Drosophila busckii strain San Diego stock center, stock number 13000-0081.31 chromosome X, ASM1175060v1, whole genome shotgun sequence genomic window:
- the LOC117134915 gene encoding uncharacterized protein LOC117134915 has protein sequence MKFETETEAERASRNWETSHRLFAGVGIGIGVGVTALSEFLTSHRSSSSRRSSNIKSLLMLAILMCQLQQLLRPSSGGGGCSGGVALAAPAPTHSRTHTHTHTDELLHELVHIGSSSAHSRRLHKRHDDNKAAFYRELNSSVLDWSNTCTGTWEEQNRPTVRPHKRCAEHKKLIKFLISNITTGMSELSSKDANISELLLFRSQYKFLPQLKARAKPLRLRRLHNELQMYVASFSYIYVAQQHWEYENQQKTSELSMELLRFRRNARWVLCSVEEAINATNGLYGKQQPRLKTVPRALMERHLSHFTTPLVQLHGNATLAARNQTYVHSHQINHIRQDAQFLQHHYLKYLKRMTRLLAKQSRRSCKRQANAKVSSSSSSSSKTSKLPRPAKRQRQRPRPHAKTLPQQTS, from the exons atgaaattcgAAACCGAAACCGAAGCGGAGCGCGCCTCAAGAAATTGGGAGACCTCACACCGTTTGTTTGCCGGCgtcggcatcggcatcggcgTCGGCGTCACAGCATTGTCCGAGTTCCTAACGAG ccaccgcagcagcagcagccggcgtTCCAGCAACATCAAATCGCTGCTCATGCTCGCCATACTCATGTGCCAGCTACAGCAGTTGCTACGCCCCAGTTCAGGTGGTGGtggctgcagcggcggcgtcgctctAGCTGCACCAGCTCCAACACAcagtcgcacacacacgcacacgcacacagacgaGCTGCTGCACGAACTGGTGCACATTGGCTCCTCCTCAGCGCATTCTCGGCGTCTGCACAAGCGTCATGATGACAACAAGGCCGCATTCTACAGAGAGCTGAACAGCAGCGTCCTGGACTGGAGCAACACCTGCACCGGCACCTGGGAGGAGCAGAACAGACCCACAGTCAGGCCACACAAGCGTTGTGCGGAGCACAAAAAG ctgataaAATTTCTTATCAGCAACATAACGACGGGCATGTCGGAACTATCGTCCAAGGATGCAAACATCTCCGAGCTATTGCTGTTTAGAAGTCAATACAAATTTCTGCCGCAGCTCAAAGCTCGAGCCAAACCA ctgcgTCTGCGTCGCCTGCACAACGAGCTGCAAATGTATGTGGCAAGCTTTAGTTACATTTATGTCGCCCAGCAGCATTGGGAGTACGAGAATCAGCAAAAGACCAGCGAACTATCAAtggagctgctgcgctttCGTCGCAATGCGCGCTGGGTGCTCTGCTCCGTGGAGGAAGCCATCAATGCCACCAATGGCCTGTacggcaagcagcagccacgcctcAAGACTGTGCCGCGCGCTCTTATGGAGCGACATCTGTCGCACTTTACAACGCCGCTGGTGCAGCTGCATGGCAATGCGACGCTGGCGGCGCGTAATCAAACCTATGTGCACTCACATCAAATCAATCATATACGCCAGGATGCGCAGTTCCTGCAGCATCATTACCTCAAGTATTTAAAACGCATGACCAGACTGCTGGCCAAGCAGAGCCGGCGCAGCTGCAAGCGTCAAGCCAATGCcaaagtgagcagcagcagcagcagcagcagcaaaacgtCAAAGCTACCACGTCCAGCtaagcgtcagcgtcagcgtccacgcccacacgccaaAACGTTGCCACAACAGACGAGCTAG